The following coding sequences are from one Primulina eburnea isolate SZY01 chromosome 15, ASM2296580v1, whole genome shotgun sequence window:
- the LOC140815003 gene encoding ADP-glucose phosphorylase: MASDETNRSPEIRKDAVHNRWVIFSPARSRRPSDFKSKSDPNSSKNQSECPFCAGHEHECAPEIFRVPHESTSEWRIRVIQNLYPALSRRLDFTDGERDGGLASLPGFGFHDVVIESPAHRVHLEDNPPARIADVLLAYIQRIEQIREFDSIKYVQVFKNHGASAGASMSHPHSQIMALPVIPPTVSARINSMKEFFVQTGKCGLCQVKTDDLLIDESNHFISVAPFAATFPFEIWVVPCDHSSHFHELDHEKVLDLAGLLKLILVKMSLQLKDPPYNLMIHTAPLQVDSSELPFTHWFIQIVPQLTLTGGFELGTGCYINPVFPEDAAKVLREVNVPNQ; the protein is encoded by the exons ATGGCATCAGATGAAACAAACCGGAGCCCCGAGATCAGGAAAGACGCAGTACACAACCGATGGGTGATCTTCTCGCCGGCCAGATCACGCCGGCCGTCGGATTTCAAGTCCAAATCTGATCCCAACAGCTCTAAGAACCAATCCGAATGCCCTTTCTGCGCGGGTCACGAACACGAGTGCGCGCCGGAGATATTCCGGGTCCCTCACGAATCCACATCCGAATGGAGAATCCGGGTCATCCAGAACCTGTATCCAGCTCTCAGCCGGCGGCTGGACTTCACGGACGGAGAGAGAGACGGCGGTTTGGCGTCGCTGCCCGGGTTCGGTTTTCACGACGTGGTGATTGAGTCGCCTGCTCACCGGGTTCATCTGGAGGACAATCCCCCGGCTAGAATCGCTGATGTCTTACTCGCCTACATCCAGAGGATCGAACAGATTCGGGAATTTGATTCCATTAAATATGTTCAG GTTTTTAAAAATCACGGTGCCTCAGCCGGGGCGTCCATGAGTCATCCACATAGTCAGATTATGGCGCTTCCAGTTATTCCTCCCACAGTCTCTGCTAGGATCAATAGCATGAAGGAATTTTTTGTGCAAACCGGAAAATGTGGTCTTTGTCAAGTTAAGACGGATGATCTACTAATTGACGAGTCGAACCATTTCATTTCGGTTGCCCCATTTGCTGCAACATTTCCTTTTGAGATATGGGTTGTTCCGTGTGATCACTCTTCTCATTTTCATGAGCTTGATCACGAGAAG GTACTCGATCTTGCTGGGCTCTTAAAGCTCATCCTCGTTAAGATGTCTTTGCAACTGAAAGACCCGCCCTATAATTTGATGATACACACTGCACCACTTCAAGTCGACTCCTCGGAGTTACCATTCACTCATTGGTTTATACAAATAGTTCCCCAGCTGACATTAACCGGCGGATTTGAATTAGGAACGGGATGTTACATAAACCCTGTTTTCCCAGAGGATGCTGCTAAAGTTTTGAGGGAAGTGAATGTTCCAAATCAATGA